A region of Rosa chinensis cultivar Old Blush unplaced genomic scaffold, RchiOBHm-V2 RchiOBHmChr0c22, whole genome shotgun sequence DNA encodes the following proteins:
- the LOC112181308 gene encoding receptor-like protein 19, which produces MSGRSMHSVLVGLVCLALPLLFLVQVLEAPTTIMCLESERQALLQFKQGLVDESNALASWKSKKDCCKWRGIACNNQTGHVTGLNFSFSYDSYFNYSEVPLRGAMSPSLLELPFVNYLDLSYNDFEGIVIPKLIGSLSQLKELKLAHANFSGLVPPQLGNLSNLHTLDLSGNYDAMPSFSPELRKLYLSNNKFSEPLSCFCATQAPYLGLIDISENQLSGELPDYWKQFQGLEALKLEKNKLSGKIPSSLGNLKRLTLLSLNANNFSGELPSLENCTNTTSIMASDDSFGLSSDEVGRCC; this is translated from the exons ATGAGTGGTAGATCTATGCATTCTGTTTTGGTTGGCCTTGTGTGCCTGGCCTTGCCTCTGCTATTTCTTGTTCAAGTGTTGGAAGCTCCAACAACAATTATGTGCTTGGAGAGTGAAAGGCAGGCTCTTCTACAGTTCAAACAAGGCCTTGTGGATGAGTCCAATGCTCTTGCCTCTTGGAAAAGTAAGAAAGATTGCTGCAAGTGGAGAGGAATAGCATGCAACAACCAAACAGGTCATGTTACAGGTCTTAATTTCTCCTTTAGTTATGATTCATATTTCAATTATAGTGAAGTTCCTTTAAGAGGTGCAATGAGTCCTTCACTACTTGAATTACCATTTGTAAATTACTTGGACCTCAGTTATAATGATTTTGAAGGAATTGTGATTCCCAAGCTCATTGGCTCTTTGAGTCAATTGAAAGAACTCAAACTTGCACATGCTAATTTCAGTGGACTTGTTCCTCCCCAACTTGGAAACCTCTCTAATTTGCACACTCTTGATCTTTCCGGGAACTATGATGCTA TGCCATCATTTTCTCCTGAGCTCAGAAAGTTGTATCTCTCGAATAACAAGTTTTCTGAGCCGCTGTCTTGCTTCTGTGCAACGCAGGCTCCATATTTGGGTTTGATTGACATTTCTGAGAACCAACTGTCAGGAGAGCTTCCAGACTATTGGAAGCAATTCCAAGGATTGGAAGCTTTGAAATTGGAGAAAAATAAATTATCTGGAAAAATACCAAGCTCTTTAGGCAATCTAAAGAGACTTACGTTATTGAGTTTAAATGCTAACAACTTTTCAGGAGAATTGCCTTCTCTAGAGAACTGTACCAACACTACGTCAATaatggcatcagacgacagttttggactgtcgtctgatgaggttGGGCGCTGTTGTTAA
- the LOC112181296 gene encoding DNA ligase 4-like, giving the protein MLSKSLFSFDSVLETKFHKVIFFLVFYGWKVKGIRSTGANGTVSALELCSLTLKLAIGDVCGLVPQRRQGLSSGGLMIKELNDLLDRLASGENRALKLEKL; this is encoded by the exons ATGTTATCAAAATCATTATTTTCATTTGACAGTGTACTCGAGACTAAATTTCATaaagtcattttttttcttgttttttatgGATGGAAGGTAAAAGGTATCAGATCTACAGGTGCAAATGGAACAGTCTCAGCATTGGAATTGTGTTCTCTTACTTTAAAATTAGCTATTGGTGATGTGTGTGGTCTG GTGCCGCAACGGAGACAGGGACTTAGTTCAGGTGGACTAATGATTAAGGAGTTGAATGACTTGCTTGATCGTTTGGCATCAGGTGAAAATAG GGCATTGAAGTTGGAAAAGCTGTGA